From a region of the Mycobacterium intracellulare ATCC 13950 genome:
- a CDS encoding alpha/beta hydrolase, which produces MLELIDKGSCTAEHPVPLLFVHGGWHGAWCWEHFQDFFADAGYRTVAVSLRGHGTSPTAKPLRKVSIADYIEDVRSVADDLGGAPILIGHSLGGFVIQRYLEERSAPAAVLVGSVPPQGVLKMALRVWRRRPSMTMEAWNDPTLLKFLATPALAREYLFCADTPEDIVEACRQQAGAESVRAAMTDPMVRRVRTRRVTTPILVLGAEHDGFVSPGDVRATARAYGTEPEFFSMGHNMMLEPGWADVAERIRDWLQTHEAVTHAR; this is translated from the coding sequence ATGCTCGAGCTGATCGACAAAGGGTCCTGCACTGCCGAGCACCCGGTGCCCCTGCTCTTCGTCCACGGCGGGTGGCACGGCGCGTGGTGCTGGGAACACTTCCAGGACTTCTTCGCCGACGCCGGCTACCGCACGGTCGCGGTGAGCCTGCGCGGGCACGGCACCAGCCCCACCGCGAAGCCGTTGCGCAAGGTGTCCATCGCCGACTACATCGAGGACGTCCGTTCGGTGGCCGACGACCTCGGTGGCGCGCCGATCCTGATCGGGCACTCCCTGGGCGGGTTCGTGATCCAGCGCTACCTCGAAGAGCGCAGCGCCCCGGCCGCGGTGCTGGTGGGCTCGGTGCCGCCGCAGGGCGTGCTCAAAATGGCGTTGCGCGTCTGGCGCCGCCGGCCGTCGATGACCATGGAAGCCTGGAACGATCCCACGCTGCTGAAATTTTTGGCCACCCCGGCGCTGGCCCGCGAATACCTCTTCTGCGCCGACACACCCGAGGACATCGTCGAGGCCTGCCGGCAACAGGCCGGGGCCGAGAGCGTGCGCGCCGCCATGACCGATCCGATGGTCCGCCGCGTCCGGACCCGGCGGGTGACCACGCCGATCCTGGTCCTGGGCGCCGAGCACGACGGCTTCGTCAGCCCCGGCGACGTGCGCGCCACCGCGCGGGCCTACGGCACCGAGCCGGAATTCTTTTCCATGGGCCACAACATGATGCTCGAGCCGGGCTGGGCCGACGTCGCCGAACGCATCCGCGACTGGCTGCAGACCCACGAAGCGGTGACCCACGCGCGATAG
- the glnB gene encoding nitrogen regulatory protein P-II, producing the protein MKLITAIVKPFTLDDVKTSLEDAGVLGMTVSEIQGYGRQKGHTEVYRGAEYSVDFVPKVRIEVVVDDSIVDKVVDSIVRAARTGKIGDGKVWVSPVETIVRVRTGERGTDAL; encoded by the coding sequence ATGAAGCTGATCACCGCGATCGTGAAGCCGTTCACGCTCGATGACGTGAAGACCAGTCTCGAGGACGCGGGCGTCCTGGGGATGACGGTCAGCGAAATCCAGGGCTACGGGCGGCAGAAGGGGCACACCGAGGTCTACCGCGGTGCCGAATACTCCGTCGACTTCGTGCCCAAGGTGCGGATCGAGGTCGTCGTCGACGACTCCATCGTCGACAAGGTCGTGGACAGCATCGTCCGGGCGGCGCGCACCGGCAAGATCGGCGACGGCAAAGTGTGGGTCAGTCCCGTGGAAACCATTGTGCGCGTGCGCACCGGCGAGCGCGGAACCGATGCGCTATGA
- a CDS encoding ammonium transporter — protein sequence MLGQPNTGDTAWMLASSALVLLMTPGLAFFYGGMVRARSVLNMLMMSISAMGVVTVLWVLYGYSIAFGDDVGNFMGKPTSYWGLKGLIGVNAVAADPSKGTAATDIPLAGTLPATVFVAFQLMFAIITVALISGAVSDRLKFGAWLVFAGLWATFVYFPVAHWVFAFDGFASEHGGWIANKLHAIDFAGGTAVHINSGVAGLMLAIVLGKRRGWPTTLFRPHNLPFVMLGAGLLWFGWYGFNAGSATSSNGVAGTTFVTTTVATATAMLGWMLTERIRDGKATTLGAASGIVAGLVAITPSCSSVNVLGALVVGLVAGVLCALAVGLKFKLGFDDSLDVVGVHLVGGLAGTLLVGLLAAPESPAINGVVGVSKGLFYGGGWAQLERQAIGAFSVLAYSGVVTLILALILKYTIGLRLNPEAEATGIDEAEHAESGYDFAVATGSVLPPRVAVADTRNGVKEDRVGDKVEAEQS from the coding sequence ATGCTGGGCCAGCCCAACACCGGCGATACCGCCTGGATGCTGGCCAGTTCCGCGCTGGTGCTGTTGATGACGCCGGGTCTGGCGTTCTTCTACGGCGGTATGGTGCGCGCCCGAAGCGTGCTGAACATGCTCATGATGAGCATCAGCGCGATGGGCGTGGTCACCGTGCTGTGGGTGCTCTACGGCTATTCGATCGCCTTCGGCGACGACGTCGGCAACTTCATGGGCAAGCCGACGTCCTATTGGGGCCTCAAGGGCCTCATCGGCGTCAACGCGGTGGCCGCCGACCCCAGCAAAGGCACTGCGGCAACGGACATTCCGCTCGCCGGCACCCTGCCCGCCACGGTGTTCGTGGCGTTCCAGCTGATGTTCGCGATCATCACCGTCGCGCTGATCTCCGGCGCGGTGTCCGACCGCCTGAAGTTCGGCGCCTGGCTGGTGTTCGCCGGCCTGTGGGCGACGTTCGTCTACTTCCCGGTCGCCCACTGGGTTTTCGCGTTCGACGGCTTCGCCTCCGAGCACGGCGGCTGGATCGCCAACAAGCTGCACGCGATCGACTTCGCCGGCGGGACCGCCGTCCACATCAACTCCGGTGTGGCGGGCCTGATGCTGGCCATCGTGCTGGGGAAGCGGCGCGGCTGGCCCACCACGTTGTTCCGCCCGCACAACCTGCCGTTCGTGATGCTCGGCGCCGGGTTGCTGTGGTTCGGCTGGTACGGGTTCAACGCCGGGTCGGCCACCAGCTCCAACGGCGTCGCCGGGACGACGTTCGTCACCACCACGGTCGCGACGGCCACCGCGATGCTGGGCTGGATGCTGACCGAGCGCATCCGCGACGGCAAGGCGACGACGCTGGGGGCGGCGTCGGGCATCGTCGCGGGCCTGGTCGCCATCACCCCGTCCTGCTCGTCGGTCAACGTCCTGGGCGCGCTGGTCGTGGGCCTGGTCGCCGGGGTGCTGTGCGCGCTGGCCGTCGGCCTGAAATTCAAGCTCGGCTTTGACGACTCGCTCGACGTGGTCGGGGTGCACCTGGTCGGCGGCCTGGCCGGCACGCTGCTGGTGGGCCTGCTCGCCGCCCCGGAAAGCCCGGCGATCAACGGCGTGGTCGGGGTGTCGAAGGGATTGTTCTACGGCGGCGGCTGGGCTCAGCTCGAGCGGCAGGCGATCGGCGCGTTCAGCGTCCTCGCCTACTCCGGTGTGGTTACGCTGATCCTGGCTTTGATCCTGAAGTACACCATCGGGCTTCGCCTCAACCCGGAAGCGGAAGCCACGGGTATCGACGAGGCCGAGCACGCCGAGAGTGGTTACGATTTCGCGGTGGCTACCGGCTCGGTGCTCCCGCCCCGGGTCGCTGTCGCGGACACCCGCAACGGCGTGAAGGAGGACCGAGTGGGCGACAAAGTGGAGGCAGAGCAGTCATGA
- a CDS encoding DUF6188 family protein, which produces MTEQKVIEQWLEGCAVQRIMFRDGLVLNFEDYNELVITAPMRLTLPAIETSPAEVIAIDPNHPAGQLRPLFDFAGSSCTSAVWSDTGDLHLEFSDDHQIDVPCNDNAIAWELYSKHHGYAACLAHGELRVVRLDTARADGDIVLAVAGHDVVDAGMVGM; this is translated from the coding sequence ATGACCGAACAGAAAGTGATCGAGCAGTGGCTCGAGGGCTGTGCGGTTCAGCGGATCATGTTCCGCGACGGCCTGGTGCTGAATTTCGAGGACTACAACGAGCTGGTGATCACCGCACCGATGCGTCTGACCCTGCCGGCCATCGAAACCTCACCCGCCGAAGTGATCGCCATCGACCCGAACCACCCGGCGGGTCAACTGCGTCCGCTCTTCGATTTCGCCGGATCGAGCTGCACGAGTGCCGTCTGGTCCGACACCGGAGATCTCCATCTCGAGTTCTCCGACGATCACCAGATCGACGTGCCGTGCAACGACAACGCCATCGCGTGGGAGCTCTACAGCAAGCACCACGGTTATGCAGCCTGCCTCGCGCACGGCGAACTGCGGGTCGTTCGCCTCGATACGGCTCGGGCCGACGGCGACATCGTGCTAGCTGTTGCGGGTCATGACGTTGTAGACGCCGGGATGGTCGGGATGTGA
- the ftsY gene encoding signal recognition particle-docking protein FtsY produces MSQGLWIALAVLIALVVLVALVLGLLRYRRRRISFSTRAEPGAIDRSGGYTASSGITFSQTPTVAPPERLDTTGLPGVGDDATIPRDAPRRTISDVDLPEPETVAPPPIPAAPPEPETPAPETPAPETPAAPEIEEIAPPEGRLERLRGRLARSQSAFGRSMLGLIGGGDLDEDAWQDVEDTLLVADLGPVVAESVIAQLRARLAGSDVRTEADAKAVLRDVLIKELQPGMDRSIRALPHADHPSVLLVVGVNGTGKTTTVGKLARVLVADGRRVVLGAADTFRAAAADQLQTWASRVGAEVVRGAEGADPASVAFDAVDKGIAAGVDVVLIDTAGRLHTKVGLMDELDKVKRVVTRRAAVDEVLLVLDATIGQNGLAQARVFAEVVEITGAVLTKLDGTAKGGIVFRVQQELGVPVKLVGLGEGPDDLAPFEPAAFVDALLG; encoded by the coding sequence GTGTCCCAAGGTCTTTGGATCGCGCTCGCGGTCCTGATAGCTCTCGTCGTCCTGGTCGCGCTGGTCTTGGGCCTGCTGCGGTACCGCCGGCGGCGGATCAGCTTCTCGACGCGCGCCGAACCCGGGGCGATCGACCGCTCCGGCGGATACACCGCGTCGTCCGGGATCACCTTCAGCCAGACACCGACCGTGGCGCCGCCCGAGCGGCTCGACACCACCGGGCTGCCCGGGGTGGGCGACGACGCCACCATCCCGCGCGACGCGCCGCGGCGCACCATCTCCGACGTCGACCTCCCCGAACCGGAGACCGTCGCGCCGCCACCGATCCCCGCCGCGCCACCCGAACCCGAAACCCCGGCGCCCGAGACCCCGGCGCCCGAAACGCCGGCCGCCCCCGAGATCGAGGAGATCGCGCCGCCCGAGGGCCGCCTGGAACGGCTGCGCGGCCGGCTGGCCCGTTCGCAAAGCGCGTTCGGCCGCAGCATGCTGGGCCTGATCGGGGGCGGCGACCTCGACGAAGACGCCTGGCAGGACGTCGAGGACACGCTGCTCGTCGCCGACCTGGGCCCCGTCGTCGCCGAATCGGTCATCGCCCAGCTGCGCGCCCGGCTGGCCGGCAGCGACGTGCGCACCGAGGCCGACGCGAAGGCCGTGCTGCGCGACGTGCTGATCAAGGAGCTGCAGCCCGGCATGGACCGGTCGATCCGGGCGCTGCCGCACGCCGACCATCCCTCGGTGCTGCTGGTCGTCGGCGTGAACGGCACCGGGAAGACCACCACGGTCGGCAAGCTCGCCCGTGTCCTGGTCGCCGACGGGCGGCGCGTCGTCCTGGGCGCCGCCGACACCTTCCGGGCCGCGGCCGCCGATCAGCTGCAGACCTGGGCGTCGCGGGTGGGCGCCGAGGTGGTGCGCGGGGCCGAAGGCGCCGACCCGGCGTCGGTGGCGTTCGACGCCGTCGACAAGGGCATCGCCGCCGGCGTCGACGTCGTGCTCATCGACACCGCGGGCCGGTTGCACACGAAGGTCGGGCTGATGGACGAACTCGACAAGGTCAAGCGCGTGGTGACCCGGCGCGCCGCGGTCGACGAGGTGCTGCTGGTGCTCGACGCCACCATCGGGCAGAACGGCCTGGCCCAGGCCCGGGTGTTCGCCGAGGTCGTCGAGATCACCGGGGCCGTCCTGACCAAGCTGGACGGAACGGCCAAGGGCGGCATCGTCTTTAGGGTCCAGCAGGAGCTCGGCGTGCCGGTCAAGCTGGTCGGGCTCGGTGAGGGCCCCGACGACCTCGCGCCATTCGAACCGGCCGCGTTCGTCGACGCGCTGCTCGGCTGA
- a CDS encoding IS481 family transposase — translation MTHGNAPLSVEGRRRLVARCVDRPIAHVAAEMGISRACASKWVNRFRRFGELGLYDRSSAPVGQPTATAAEIISAIEAMRRGRKWSAARIAFELNARGIVIGRRTVSRQLVALGLHRRKFLDPSGDLNRVPQRIIARRPGHMVHVDVKKVGRIPDGGGWRVHGKNSAQGRASRRARPGYVYLHSAVDGYSRLTYTEALTDEKAITAIGFMHRARVWFAAHGIDRIQRIVTDNGSCYRARDFAHVLHGARHQRITPYTPRHNGKVERYHRILAEEFLYARTWTSESQRTEALKVWNIHFNYHRPHSAADGQPPASRLTTGVTNVLSSYS, via the coding sequence ATGACCCACGGTAATGCCCCGTTGTCCGTTGAAGGCCGTCGCCGCCTCGTTGCCCGCTGCGTCGACCGTCCCATTGCCCACGTAGCTGCTGAGATGGGGATCTCGCGGGCGTGTGCCTCCAAGTGGGTCAACCGGTTCCGACGGTTCGGCGAACTCGGCCTCTACGACCGCTCCTCGGCGCCGGTAGGGCAACCCACGGCCACTGCGGCTGAGATCATCAGTGCGATCGAGGCGATGCGCCGAGGCCGCAAGTGGTCAGCGGCGCGGATCGCCTTCGAACTCAATGCACGCGGCATCGTGATCGGCCGGCGCACCGTCAGCCGGCAGCTGGTTGCGCTGGGTTTGCATCGGCGCAAGTTCCTTGACCCCAGCGGGGATCTGAATCGAGTACCCCAACGCATTATCGCTCGCCGCCCCGGGCACATGGTGCACGTCGACGTCAAGAAGGTCGGCCGCATCCCCGACGGTGGTGGGTGGCGGGTGCACGGCAAGAACAGCGCCCAGGGCAGAGCCTCGCGAAGGGCCCGCCCCGGCTACGTCTATCTGCATTCCGCGGTGGACGGCTACTCCCGATTGACTTACACCGAAGCGCTCACCGATGAAAAGGCCATCACAGCAATCGGATTCATGCACCGTGCCCGGGTCTGGTTCGCTGCACACGGGATCGACCGCATCCAGCGGATCGTCACCGACAACGGCTCGTGCTACCGCGCCCGCGACTTCGCCCACGTCTTGCATGGCGCACGCCACCAGCGCATCACGCCCTACACCCCGCGCCACAACGGCAAGGTGGAGAGATATCACCGCATCCTGGCCGAAGAGTTCCTCTACGCCCGCACCTGGACCTCAGAATCCCAACGCACCGAAGCGCTCAAGGTCTGGAACATCCACTTCAACTACCATCGACCACACTCTGCCGCCGACGGCCAGCCACCAGCATCACGACTTACCACCGGCGTCACCAACGTCCTGTCCTCCTACAGCTAG
- a CDS encoding DEAD/DEAH box helicase, with product MSMPASSIQARTDTDQGDDSGAAVLRGWQRRALVKYLAGQPRDFLAVATPGSGKTTFALRVAAELLGQRAVEQVTVVVPTEHLKVQWAQAAARHGIALDPRFSNANPRIAPEYHGVMVTYAQVAAHPTLHRVRTEQRKTLVVFDEIHHGGDAKTWGDAIREAFDDATRRLALTGTPFRSDDSPIPFVTYETGPDGIRRSQADHTYGYTDALADGVVRPVVFLAYSGEARWRDSAGEEHAARLGEPLSAAQTARAWRTALDPAGEWMPAVITAADLRLRQLRTHVPDAGGMIIASDQTAARSYATLLTKLTGEAPTLVLSDDPGSSARISEFAASTSRWLVAVRMVSEGVDVPRLSVGIYATSASTPLFFAQAIGRFVRSRRPGEIASIFVPSVPNLLQLASELEAQRNHVLGEPHRESESDPLDGDPATKTQDEKSDLDKGFTSLGADAELDQLIFDGSSFGTAAPAGSDEEADYLGIPGLLDAEQMRALLHQRQDEQLQRRARLHQEAGSPGAVESPSATVHGQLRELRRELNALVSIAHHRTGKPHGWIHNELRRRCGGPPIAAASREQLRARIDAVRRLNAETS from the coding sequence GTGTCGATGCCGGCCAGCAGCATCCAAGCGCGGACCGACACCGACCAGGGCGACGACAGCGGCGCCGCCGTGCTGCGCGGCTGGCAGCGCAGGGCGCTCGTCAAATATCTCGCCGGCCAGCCGCGCGACTTCCTGGCGGTAGCCACCCCCGGGTCCGGCAAGACGACGTTCGCGCTGCGGGTGGCGGCCGAACTCCTCGGCCAGCGCGCGGTCGAGCAGGTCACCGTCGTGGTGCCCACCGAGCACCTCAAGGTGCAGTGGGCGCAGGCCGCGGCGCGGCACGGCATCGCCCTGGACCCGAGATTCTCCAACGCCAACCCGCGGATCGCGCCGGAGTATCACGGCGTCATGGTCACCTACGCGCAGGTCGCCGCGCATCCCACGCTGCACCGGGTCCGCACCGAGCAGCGCAAGACACTGGTCGTCTTCGACGAGATCCATCACGGCGGGGACGCCAAGACCTGGGGCGACGCCATCCGCGAGGCGTTCGACGACGCCACCCGCCGGCTCGCACTGACGGGCACGCCCTTCCGCAGCGACGACAGCCCCATCCCGTTCGTGACCTACGAGACCGGTCCCGACGGGATACGGCGGTCGCAGGCCGATCACACCTACGGCTACACCGACGCCCTGGCCGACGGCGTGGTCCGGCCCGTGGTCTTCCTCGCCTACTCCGGGGAGGCCCGGTGGCGCGACAGCGCCGGCGAGGAGCACGCCGCCCGACTGGGTGAGCCGCTGTCCGCCGCGCAGACCGCGCGGGCGTGGCGCACGGCGCTGGATCCCGCCGGCGAGTGGATGCCCGCGGTGATCACCGCCGCGGACCTGCGGCTGCGCCAGCTGCGCACGCACGTGCCCGACGCCGGCGGCATGATCATCGCCTCCGATCAGACCGCGGCCCGCTCCTATGCCACCCTGCTGACGAAGCTGACCGGCGAGGCGCCGACGCTGGTGCTCTCCGACGACCCCGGCTCGTCGGCGCGCATCAGCGAGTTCGCGGCGAGCACCAGCCGCTGGCTCGTCGCGGTGCGCATGGTCTCCGAGGGCGTCGACGTGCCGCGGCTGTCGGTCGGGATCTACGCCACCAGCGCCTCGACCCCGCTGTTCTTCGCCCAGGCCATCGGCCGGTTCGTGCGGTCGCGGCGCCCGGGCGAGATCGCCAGCATCTTCGTGCCGTCGGTGCCCAACCTGCTCCAGCTGGCCAGCGAGCTGGAGGCGCAGCGCAACCACGTGCTCGGCGAGCCGCACCGGGAATCCGAAAGCGATCCCCTCGACGGCGATCCCGCCACCAAGACGCAGGACGAGAAAAGCGACCTCGACAAGGGGTTCACCTCGCTGGGCGCCGACGCGGAGCTCGATCAGCTCATCTTCGACGGATCATCGTTCGGCACCGCCGCGCCGGCGGGCAGCGACGAGGAGGCCGACTACCTCGGCATCCCGGGCCTGCTCGACGCCGAGCAGATGCGTGCGCTGCTGCACCAGCGCCAGGACGAACAGCTGCAGCGGCGGGCCCGGCTGCACCAGGAGGCCGGATCGCCGGGTGCCGTCGAATCCCCGTCGGCCACGGTGCACGGCCAGCTTCGCGAGCTGCGCCGCGAGCTCAACGCGCTCGTCTCGATCGCCCATCACCGGACGGGCAAGCCGCACGGCTGGATCCACAACGAATTGCGGCGCCGCTGCGGCGGCCCCCCGATCGCCGCCGCGAGCCGCGAACAGCTGCGGGCGCGCATCGACGCCGTGCGCCGGCTCAACGCCGAGACGTCGTGA
- a CDS encoding [protein-PII] uridylyltransferase, with protein sequence MTPNGSDPPGHPAGTGSAGGAVDLAASRRQLLSEGSKLHAAELRHAWLDLHESWLMAKAAEIGIDDDSGFAIVGIGGLGRHELLPYSDLDLMLLHDNKSDDVLGKVADGLWYPLWDANVRLDHSVRTVSGALGVANADMIAALGMLDARHIAGDARLSEELIAGARRQWRSAIRSRMDELVAMTQARWERCGRIAQRAEPDLKSGRGALRDVQLLDALGVAQLIDRHGMARPESPGGSLDDAHLTLLDVRTELHRVSGRGRDQLLAQYGDELSAALHIGDRFDLARKLSDAGRTIAYHAETGLRTAENALPRRGVSALVRRPKRRPLDEGVVEYGGEIVLARDARPDTDVGLVLRVAAASADTGLPIGAATLSRLAAGAPEMPVPWPREALDDLLVVLSAGPTTVATIEALDRTGLWGRLLPEWDAIRDLPPRDVAHKWTVDRHVIETAVNAAPLATRVARPDLLALGALLHDIGKGRGVDHSVLGAGLALDIGPRLGISPADSETLAQLVRHHLLLPVVATRSDLNDPKTIERVSKSLGGDPLLLEVLHALTEADSKATGPGVWSEWKASLIEELVRRCRLVMAGEPLPEAEPTAPQYLSLAAQRAVHVEIKPSGGERLDVVMAAPDQRGLVSKAAAVLALNSLRIHSASASTDAGFAVVEFVVSPLFGSPPEAGLLRQQFTGALAGDVDVLGTLEKRDSDAAGAASTRAGEVQVGVPVTRSTAPPRILWVDTATAGQLIVEVRAMDRLGLLAMLTRALERAGTDIVWAKVNTFGSTAADVFCVTAASGGQAGRDAVEQSLLAALGGPAVEVLEEPVGD encoded by the coding sequence ATGACCCCGAACGGCTCCGATCCGCCCGGGCACCCAGCGGGGACAGGAAGCGCCGGCGGGGCAGTCGATTTGGCCGCCTCGCGGCGCCAACTGCTGTCCGAGGGCAGCAAGCTACACGCCGCCGAACTGCGGCACGCCTGGCTGGATCTGCACGAATCATGGTTGATGGCCAAGGCCGCCGAGATCGGGATCGACGACGACAGCGGCTTCGCGATCGTCGGCATCGGCGGGTTGGGCCGCCACGAGCTGCTGCCGTATTCCGACCTGGACCTGATGCTGTTGCACGACAACAAGTCCGACGACGTGCTGGGCAAGGTCGCCGACGGGTTGTGGTATCCGTTGTGGGACGCCAACGTTCGCCTCGACCACAGCGTGCGGACCGTGTCCGGCGCCCTGGGTGTGGCCAATGCCGACATGATCGCGGCCCTGGGCATGCTGGACGCACGCCACATCGCCGGCGACGCGCGGCTGTCCGAGGAACTGATCGCGGGCGCGCGACGCCAGTGGCGCAGCGCAATTCGCTCCCGGATGGATGAGCTCGTCGCGATGACGCAGGCCCGCTGGGAGCGCTGCGGGCGGATCGCGCAGCGGGCCGAACCGGACCTGAAATCGGGCCGGGGCGCCCTGCGCGATGTGCAGTTGCTCGACGCGCTCGGCGTGGCCCAGCTCATCGACCGCCACGGCATGGCCCGCCCGGAGTCGCCGGGCGGCTCGCTGGACGACGCCCACCTGACGCTGCTCGACGTGCGCACCGAGCTGCACCGCGTGTCCGGGCGCGGACGCGATCAGCTGCTGGCCCAATACGGCGACGAACTCAGCGCCGCGCTGCACATCGGTGACCGATTCGACTTGGCCCGCAAGCTATCCGACGCCGGGCGCACCATCGCCTACCACGCCGAGACGGGGCTGCGCACCGCCGAGAACGCCCTGCCGCGCCGCGGCGTCTCGGCGTTGGTGCGCCGGCCCAAGCGCCGCCCCCTCGACGAGGGCGTCGTCGAATACGGCGGAGAGATCGTGCTCGCCCGCGACGCGCGACCCGACACCGACGTGGGCTTGGTGCTGCGGGTGGCCGCCGCGTCGGCCGACACCGGGTTGCCGATCGGCGCCGCGACGCTGAGCCGCCTGGCCGCCGGCGCGCCCGAGATGCCGGTGCCCTGGCCGCGGGAAGCGTTGGACGACTTACTGGTTGTGCTGTCCGCCGGCCCGACGACCGTGGCCACCATCGAGGCGCTCGACCGCACCGGGCTGTGGGGCCGGCTGCTGCCCGAATGGGACGCGATCCGCGACCTGCCGCCGCGCGACGTCGCGCACAAATGGACGGTGGACCGGCACGTCATCGAGACGGCCGTCAACGCCGCGCCGCTGGCGACCCGCGTGGCGCGGCCCGACCTGCTCGCGCTCGGCGCGCTGCTGCACGACATCGGCAAGGGCCGCGGCGTCGACCACAGCGTGCTCGGCGCGGGCCTGGCCCTGGATATCGGGCCGCGACTGGGGATCTCGCCCGCCGACTCCGAGACGCTCGCGCAGCTGGTCCGCCACCACCTGCTGCTGCCGGTCGTGGCGACCCGCAGCGACCTGAACGACCCCAAAACCATTGAGCGCGTGTCGAAATCGCTCGGCGGCGATCCGCTGCTGCTCGAAGTGCTGCATGCGCTCACCGAAGCCGACTCCAAGGCCACCGGGCCGGGGGTGTGGAGCGAATGGAAGGCGTCCCTGATCGAGGAGTTGGTTCGGCGCTGCCGGCTGGTGATGGCGGGGGAGCCGCTTCCGGAGGCCGAACCGACTGCACCCCAATATCTTTCGCTGGCCGCTCAACGCGCGGTCCACGTGGAGATCAAGCCCAGTGGCGGTGAGCGGCTGGACGTGGTGATGGCCGCCCCGGATCAGCGGGGGCTCGTGTCCAAGGCCGCGGCGGTGCTGGCGCTGAACTCGCTGCGTATCCATTCGGCGTCGGCCAGCACCGACGCGGGTTTCGCGGTCGTCGAATTCGTGGTGTCGCCGCTGTTCGGTTCGCCGCCGGAGGCGGGCCTGCTGCGCCAGCAGTTCACCGGCGCGCTCGCCGGTGACGTCGACGTGCTGGGCACGCTGGAGAAACGCGACAGCGACGCCGCCGGCGCGGCGTCCACGCGGGCCGGTGAGGTTCAGGTCGGGGTGCCGGTGACGCGCTCGACCGCCCCGCCCCGCATCCTGTGGGTCGATACGGCCACCGCCGGCCAGCTGATCGTCGAGGTCCGCGCCATGGACCGCCTGGGGCTGCTCGCGATGCTGACCCGGGCGCTGGAGCGGGCCGGAACCGACATCGTCTGGGCCAAGGTCAACACGTTCGGGTCGACGGCGGCCGACGTCTTTTGCGTGACGGCCGCCTCCGGCGGGCAAGCCGGGCGGGACGCGGTCGAGCAGAGCCTGCTTGCCGCGCTCGGCGGGCCGGCGGTCGAGGTGCTCGAGGAACCCGTCGGCGACTAA
- a CDS encoding VOC family protein, whose amino-acid sequence MRRVDYVIHYVESLTRSVTFYRDVIGLQVRIEGDGYVEFETANTKFSLFERSKLPQLIGREGGDPPCGEIGFLVDDVDSEAERLRHLGVEILTGPVDRPWRERTLHIADPDGHVIEFAQKLR is encoded by the coding sequence ATGCGTCGCGTGGACTACGTCATCCACTACGTGGAGTCGCTCACGAGGTCGGTGACGTTCTACCGCGACGTGATCGGGCTGCAGGTGCGGATCGAAGGCGACGGCTACGTCGAGTTCGAGACGGCAAACACCAAGTTCTCGCTTTTCGAGCGGTCGAAGCTGCCGCAGCTCATCGGCCGCGAGGGCGGCGACCCGCCGTGCGGTGAGATCGGTTTCCTGGTTGACGACGTGGACAGCGAGGCGGAACGGTTGCGGCACCTCGGTGTCGAGATCCTCACGGGACCGGTGGACCGGCCCTGGCGTGAAAGGACGCTCCACATCGCCGACCCGGACGGCCACGTCATCGAATTCGCCCAGAAGTTGCGGTGA